In Canis lupus dingo isolate Sandy chromosome 12, ASM325472v2, whole genome shotgun sequence, the following proteins share a genomic window:
- the TFEB gene encoding transcription factor EB: protein MASRIGLRMQLMREQAQQEEQRERMQQQAVMHYMQQQQQQQLGGPPTPAINTPVHFQSPPPVPGEVLKVQSYLENPTSYHLQQSRDQKVREYLSETYGNKFAAHISPAQGSPKPLPAASPGVRAGHVMSSSAGNSAPNSPMAMLHIGSNPEREFDVIDNIMCLDDVLGFINPETQMPNTLPLSSSHLNVYSGDPQVTASLVGVTSSSCPADLTQKRELTDAESRALAKERQKKDNHNLIERRRRFNINDRIKELGMLIPKANDLDVRWNKGTILKASVDYIRRMQKDLQKSRELESHSRRLEMTNKQLLLRIQELEMQARVHGLPTTSPSGVNMAELAQQVVKQELPSDEGPGEALLLEPEVPDPEPLPVVPPQAPLPLPAQPPQPPSPFHHLDFSHSLSFGGGGDEGPPGYPEPLGPEHGSPFPNLSKKDLDLMLLDDSLLPLASDPLFSTMSPEASKASSRRSSFSMEEGDVL, encoded by the exons ATGGCATCGCGCATCGGGCTGCGCATGCAGCTCATGCGGGAGCAGgcgcagcaggaggagcagcggGAGCGCATGCAGCAGCAGGCTGTCATGCATTacatgcagcagcagcagcagcagcagctgggcgGGCCGCCCACCCCGGCCATCAACACCCCCGTCCACTTCCAGTCTCCGCCACCGGTGCCCGGGGAGGTCCTGAAG gtgcaGTCCTACCTGGAGAACCCCACCTCCTACCACCTGCAGCAGTCCCGGGACCAGAAGGTGCGAGAGTACCTGTCCGAGACCTACGGGAACAAGTTTGCCGCCCACATCAGCCCTGCGCAGGGCTCCCCGAagcccctgcctgctgcctccccagggGTGCGGGCTGGACATGTGATGTCCTCCTCCGCCGGCAACAGTGCTCCCAACAGCCCCATGGCCATGCTGCACATTGGCTCCAACCCCGAGAGGGAG tttgaCGTCATTGACAACATTATGTGTCTGGATGATGTCCTGGGCTTCATCAATCCTGAAACTCAGATGCCCAACACG TTGCCCCTGTCTAGCAGCCACCTGAACGTGTACAGTGGTGACCCTCAGGTCACAGCCTCCCTGGTGGGCGTCACCAGCAGCTCCTGCCCTGCTGACCTGACCCAGAAGCGAGAGCTTACAG ACGCTGAGAGCCGGGCCCTGGCCAAGGAGCGGCAGAAGAAAGACAATCACAACCTAA TTGAAAGGAGGCGGAGGTTCAACATCAATGACCGCATCAAGGAGCTGGGCATGCTGATCCCCAAGGCCAATGACCT GGACGTTCGCTGGAACAAGGGCACCATCCTCAAAGCCTCTGTTGATTACATCCGGAGGATGCAGAAGGATCTGCAGAAGTCCCGGGAGCTTGAGAGCCACTCTCGGCGCCTGGAGATGACCAACAAGCAGCTCCTGCTCCGCATCCAG GAGTTGGAGATGCAGGCTCGAGTGCATggcctccccaccacctccccatcAGGCGTGAATATGGCTGAGCTGGCCCAGCAGGTGGTGAAGCAGGAGCTGCCTAGTGACGAGGGCCCCGGGGAGGCCCTGCTGTTGGAGCCCGAGGTCCCGGATCCCGAGCCCCTGCCGGTGGTGCCTCCCCAGGCCCCGCTGCCCCTGCCAGCCCAGCCACCTCAGCCGCCGTCCCCATTCCACCACCTGGACTTCAGCCACAGCCTGAGCTTTGGGGGCGGGGGCGATGAAGGGCCCCCAGGCTACCCCGAGCCTCTGGGGCCCGAGCATGGCTCCCCGTTCCCTAACTTGTCCAAGAAGGATCTGGACCTCATGCTTCTGGACGACTCCCTGCTACCCCTGGCCTCCGACCCTCTCTTCTCCACCATGTCCCCCGAGGCCTCCAAGGCCAGTAGCCGTCGGAGCAGCTTCAGCATGGAGGAAGGCGACGTGCTGTGA